CAGGAAGGAAGAATGAGTATGCAGAATGTCTTAGCTCTGTTtgataacacaaaaaaaattacccTAATTTATTGTGAATTGGAAGCAGTTCAACTCAGGGATAGTTCAACAGGATGCATGACTTTGAATATAACCACAATGATCTATTGCTCTAACTCCAAACCAAAAATCTATTAAATTCTGTACATTTTGATTCAATCGGATCTTCATCAggtcaaaaacatttaaaaatgttgtccAAATGTttgttgaaacatttaaatgtttctgaCCTGATGAAGATCCATCTGGAATctaaatgtcatataaatgtttttgtcataaaGAAGACCTAACTGGGATCAAAATGTTGCctttatatttttcatctgACAAAGATTCGACGGTGATCGAAAAGTTGTGGTTTGGAGTCAGTGTGCAGGCTGTGCTTTTTTCATCACTGCATTTCCACCAGCCCTGCACCAACCTTCTTTTCACATAATATGACGCATGGGTGGGTTGAAATCAGTTTCGGTCCTAAAATGAGTGCCTatttgaacacattttaaaaatcatgtgTGTCTCTTCACTTATACATCTATACAGCTTGCAAAACcataaagagaaacagatgaacttgttcatATCAAAGTCCTCACCTGGTTCTTTCCCAAAGTAAATGAGTCACTATTACTTAGAGTAGCACCAAAGTCTATCTCTCTTTTAAACACCCACAAACGCATACTGTAAATACCCAGTGAACCACAAAGAAGTTACAGAAAGTCTACGAGATAACAGGAAGCATGAGCActcaaaaataaagatttgtcTGTGTTAGCACGGGAATAGctccatatttaaaaaaactgctGCCCTTGTTATTCTAAAAAGCCCTATGCAAACTCGGCAGATTCTGTTGCCTACTGGTTCCAAGGTACACAACACATCTCTCAGCATTATAATCAAGCAAAGTCCCTTCCTGTAGGCTGGTTACAGGAAGGTCACAATGACAGTCATAGGACTGCCAGCTGAGAGGTGAAAAGCCGCAGCTTTAAAGCTCCCACTGCAGTACAGTAATAAAAATGCACTCAGCCAGGTAGAAAGGAGCCAGATATGGCACCTGAAATGCTCAGTTTAGAAACATACTGACTTCCGGTAGAAAGAGTAGGTGTTTGCAGAACAATGTTGAGGGACAATAACTGATAATACACTAAATTCCTCCACATAAAATACTATGTCCACCACTTCTCCAGGGGAAGTATCTGCGTTTTAAAGACAAAGCTAATTTTGAACATGTTTGTACAGCAGTAATTGCgaacacacaaatattaaaaagcttatgccaagtttttttttttttcctctttggagCACATGGAGTTGAGATGCAAAAAGAGCATACGAAAGTTATGTGACATTGAGAACAGCCAGTGTGGTATCACATGGAAATCAGATGTTGCAGATGTTATTTCAAAGCATCTGGCAAATATGAGTGTAGAGGCATTCTTCTGTAAAGCATCTGATACAAAaacttttaaacaaaacaatagaCCTAATATCCTAcgtctgtttgttgttttagtgCTAGTTCATATCATATTCATAAGGGACAAGAAATAAACTTGAACCCAGTCGTTCCCTAGCAACATAATGACTTTTATTCATGGGTAGATCTTGTTTATAGTTATGTTAAAAGACATGCATTCACACCAGAGCTGTTGTCCAAATGTTTTCTAAATCATCAAGGGAAAATTATGTTGAGTTGACAGTAATTGTTTGGAACAATACTGCCTCTGCCACACATTAGCAGAATGTATCctgactgtgtctgtgactgactggcGTCCATGGTTCATGAGGAAAACCTTGAAATGGTTTATGTCTGTGATGCTTCACTCTGGCTGTCCTTGACCAACCACCATGAATTATATCCTCTCAACACTGTCTGCCAATGTGTCAAGGCAACACAAGTCGTAGCACCATTCAAACACAACTGCAATTCAAAGTGTATTAGATAGCGtataaaacagcatttaaaagacAATGGGAAGCACAAtagagtgaaagaaaacaaacacacaggctacAGGAGCCAACTATCCAGCAATGTTGGCTGTAGTTTTCCTCTGAATAACAACGAGTATTGCCATCATGATGAAGGCAAAACTGAAATGCTGACTCaaatctgtaaaacaaaagGGACTCTGTCGTGTGCAAGGTGAGACATCAGAGACTTTGCCACACTCAAGTTTCTTCTGATGTCAGTAAATGACATGTCAGTTTGTGCCAACTTCAGACATATCTGAGCAGTGCAACATTTTGTGGTCACAGTACCACAACTACCATGTAAGACAAAGTTCAATGTCAAAAAGTTAAATCATGGTGAAGGGCGGGGATTTATTTCTTGTTGATGCTTTCAGTTGCATCACAGAATTATATAGTCTCTTGCTTGTCAGAATACACCAGCAGACACTGGAGGTCAACACTTTTACTTAACTTGCTCACGTTTTAATTTTCCAAATCAAGTTTACTCACTTATCTAGACTGTAATGCAATGAAACACATGAATTGGATACGTGACACAAATGAGCACTTTGTGGTCTAACAGAGGGTacagctgatttatttattgcattagGCAGTTGTTGTCTTGTGCTGACAAATCACTGCTCATGTCATCAGATCATTTATAACAGTAAACACAAAAACTCATGCTGCATTGACATTAGCCCGACCTGTGGCCAGCTGAAACCATCGTTTAACACAGGCTAAGTGAAAGCgggtaaaacaaaaacacaaattatcaTGCTCACCACATAGGTTGATCCATTTTCTCCCGAACGAACCTCCGTTTCGGGGatggaaaaatgcattttaacacGAAACACAGTCTGCCGCTGCCAGACGACAAGTCCTTTAACGCCACCACCACAGCCTACGATGGAGAAAAAGACACCACAGTTTCCCCACAAAGTCCACTGCAGTGACTGTCGGCGGTGactacagaggaggaggaggctctcACACGGTTCATCCACTGGTTTGTAAGTCCGGGGAAAGCGGTGCCAGGCTGGAGCAGACTGCCGACGAGTTTATTATCTGGACAACAACTCATGTACCAGCTAGCATCCACATAAAACTTCTCCCACGTCAGTGTTAAACTTTTCTCACTGCCGTCCCCGCAGCAGCCATGTTGCAAGTGTTAAGTAATTACACCTTCAATGTTGGCGTTGAAATATCTTTTTCCACGCACTTTTAAGTAATTCGTGATAACTTAAAACCACTCACTGCAAGAATTCACAGGTAAATCAGTTCATTAGCGTAACCGGATGAAGTTTCAGGATCAAAGGTGCAGTTGGTTCCTGCAAAGCCCACACCGTCGCAGAGCCGTTGGTAAACCTTTCGAAATATGAGAGGGGACAGTTGCACTTGTTGtggtttttgcttgttttttcctATCTCCTACATTTGCTGAAGAAAAGTGTGCTCGGCGAAGGAGTATATACATGgataaaatgtgacagaaatcGCAGAAAACGTAGATGTACCATTAGCGTCAAGCCATTCTGTGTTATGTGTATCTAGTGGCCCATCAAGAGGCATTGCAACAATCCTTCGGGGCCAAACCATTTCATCTTCGACCGGGGATGTCCCAGTCATTACGggtgaaagaaaataagagaacAGTGACATTATTTCTGTCACTTGTATTACACTATAGATAAAAAAGAGTTAAGTAATTTTAGTAATATGCCACAAACATGACTTCTCATGTATTTTGAATACTATAAAAATCTTCTAAATCGAGGTCCCCACTTTATTTGGTGCAACCCAAAGTGACAGTGAAAGCGCAGTCAAAATTCATTAGTCAGAAAAATGCGTCTAGTTTTCGTCAAAAAATTcagaaatcaaattaaatagaACTATTGATGTTACAGCCGTGGTATTTATTTCACTTAATAATTttgaatgaggaaaaaaaaagtcagaatactTTTACATAATGAAATTTGACCTATTTGCATTACAACATTGAATTTAAacaaaaggtgttttttttagatttagaaTGAagtatttccacattttatcaaattttatgcacaaataaacaacaatgatGCTTGCTTTATGTGTTCACTCCTTACTCAATTATTCTATGCACGATGGACAGATAATATTACATTAAATCTTCCCAAATTTGTTGTATGCGTAATTGCAGCGCAAAATTAAATTAGACTTCTGGATGAAGTGTTGGACCAGCTTCCTGTCACATGTCCACTACAGTACGATCATATGACTTCAGTCGATGAAAATGAAAGCTGGACACAGCCAGCTGGAACCTGTGGTTCTTATTTTGatctttaatttatgttttaacaCGAGTTATCTGCTGACTGAGCTGCAGGTAAGACTGGGATTTGTCAGTGTAACAGCTGTAGTCTTAACGAGCATAAATAAATGACGCAGTATACGGACATATTGCtaataaacacaatgttttgGTGAATGTAAAGTAGCCGTAGGTGTCATATAAACGCTAGATGACTGgaaatgttgttgtttacaaCCTTATTTATCTTCGTAATTATTCGTAATCACAGGTATGTAAGCTCTGCAGCGGGGCTGTTATAAATGGCACCACTGTGGGCGAATTCTGCTCCGCATCCGCTGGACGGATAGACGGGCGCTGCTGCTTCAGAAATGACAACACAACTGACCCTGAACACATCATCGGGTAGGACTTCAATGTTGCCTTCAGGGTGTATATCGGAAACACAAGTTATAAGTTATGAGCTATAAGTGTCCCGCGGATAACGAGATGTAGTAAGGTTAACAAACACTGTACAGAgcaataataaatacatatataaatgaataaataagttACAGAAAGGTAAATAATCATATGAAGTTTAAAAACGACGAAAATACAAGTAAttaggaaatacattttttttgtattttttcttgattttaagtggttattttatttaattttttttttttttgtattcatatCCTTATCTATTTCTTGGTGTCCGTGcttgtatttgtttgtctttgtcacaaAACATAAAAGAGTAATGCAAAAGTGCAACCTTATTTGGCAACTTTTTGCaatccattttattttgctaTACCACCATTACATTGTTATTACCATTGGAGAGTATGCATGTGGTTTGGTCGGTCTTCATTAGAACCTCATTTCTTTTATAAGAGGATTTGTAGGGTCCGGGTCAATGAAAGTAAGACATAGTGTTTTTGGGTtgagaaaaacttttttctgatttgtaATCAATTTGTGTATTAACAGACTTCTATGTTGTGTATTCTATGTTGCCAGTGCAACTTCGTAGTCATTGTCCCTGTCTGACACCAATTACAACACAGGCTTTTGCAACTTCAGTAAGattttcacaatgttttttttttatttgtttgtattagGTTGGATCTATCCAACTGTTCACTAACTCACCTTGAGGATCTTCATGAGGCATCAACAGCGTTAATGATGTATGTACAGTTAATAAAATTTCATACCAATTTAAACATCATAAAGCATAGTGGGCACACAAAATAATGATCACCCAGCCTGGATTCTTCTTCAGTGACTGAGGGTatttttaaggcaaaaaagcagcagaactGTGCTCATCACTACTGTGCATGTTGATTCTGCATGATCAAATGGGCGTGTACCACATGATAAAACTGTTGTAGACCTCTGCACTTCTGCACCAGGAATAGGTACAGTCCGTCCCACATGTTGGTGATTCCTCAGAATGATCTTAGTGTTGTTAAGAACATTCTTaggcagcagcagtttgggAAAGTTTCAATTTCTGCAGCAAATAAAAACTTTCATCTTTTCTATTGGCAAAGACTAAGACTCTTCACTTTGAAGAGAATGATATCATTAGCGCTAAGAAAAATTTGTCCCCCACAAAGTCttattgattttttaatttgtccataTGGAACCATTTGTATTTGCCTTCAAAAGTATTttactttatctttttttttttcagagaccTCTCGCATAATCCCATTGTCAACATCAATGACACAGCATTTCAAGGATTTGTTGAGTTAAATTACATGTAAGTATATAGTTGCAAAAAGTGAAGTACGACAGCTGCTCATGAGAATAAAGTTAGTATAAAGTGCTGATGAGTATAAAGTTAGTTCTATTCCTTTATAACTCAAATTGCGTGTCTCTTTAGGATTTTGCCAGAAGACGTAGTTTGTCCAGGAGGCAACACGTCTTGGTCAAAGGTGGAGGTCAAAGATGGAAATCGTATTTGTGAAGGACAGAAAAACGTGTGCAACCAGACCGGACAGCCGTGTAAGTTCCCATCTGATAATCTTCCATTGTGacgagacaaaaaaaaaaaaatctcacactGCAGTAGCGTTCTTGTAATACGGGACATCTGTTCATCTCATAACTGACAATCCTCAGCCATGAACTGCCCGGAGAACTCCCTCTGCGCCCCCTATGGTCCCGGCAGCTTTGAGTGCAGCTGTGCTGACAACTACCATGGATACAAGTGTCTTCGGGAGGTCAGTTCTGCAAGCAGCTTTATCTGAATCATTCATGTTATTATCCATCTTATATCCAAGTTGAACACTGGTGCACTTGAATCTCTTGATTATCTTAAGTTATGCGTTTGGTAACATTGTCAATAGGGGAAGTTCCCAGCTCTTCAGGTGTTTGGGCCTCTCGGAGCATCTACAGTCGTGATCTCCCTCCTACTGTGGGTCACCCAGAGACGTAAGGCCAAATCCCTCTGAGGCTGAACTGCATTGGTCTGGTTTTTATCTTTACCTGCAATGATCTACTGAGCTGAAACTGACAATTCATAAAGGGAAATATGCTGACACAAAGTCTGAGGCGATCCCAGGCTGCTTTTAGActaaaatttatttaattttacaccTTTCTGGGGCAGCTGTTTTACTTAGGGGAATTTCTAAGTCTGacatttgactgttttattaCTGAATCATTTGTGCAATTTTTGAGAAAGGATTTTCCCCaagttttaattactttttctaAATTTTTGTCAAAAATGACCACTATTTACAGCTTAATTAAGTACAGTTGACTGACACGGGTTATTAATGAAGAGGCTGTGTTAAAATCCTGAACCTTTGCTTGCTGTTAATTGTGCCAAACATTTACTGACTGAGTTTACACTATGGTACTACATATCCTAATGCATATATGAGGGGAGTTGTAGAATGACTATTTACTGCATGTTGAACACATACTTtactcagagaaaaaaaaaacaagccaggTCCACAACATGAATCATGTAAACCATTGAAATATCAAGTTTAGTTTTTATGTATTACAAAGTGAGGCATTGAGTTAATCTCCTAGTGTTATTTAGCTGTTACTTGCTGTGACCACATCTGACATGTTTCAATGTTGTGTACTTATTGTTGAGTTAAACTCCGGTATCTCATAAAATGTGTGTCCTTGTCATTGAATTATTTGTTCATAAGTCACATGTAGTAATGTCTTGACGTTGATAGGTGAGTACTTACAATGCTTCTTCCCAATAAGATTCAGGGTTCCattaaagattttaaaacagtACATCTGCTTCTTCTCTTAAGCTACCACTATGCTCTTATGCATATATAGTATAAAGCAATTCTATATTTAAGTTTTTGTAAACTGGAAATTTAAGTTCAGCTAACTGGCAAACACCTGCTTTGTCACTAATGAAGGAGAATATatatggttaataaatacaagGCCAGGTCACAACTTCAGTAAGTCTTAAATGTCTGAATGTCCATACAGTGTGTTTATAAAATGAAAGTTGAACACTGCAATAACTAAAATGATCCTGTAAAGAAACAAGCGGTGTGCAGGAAATGTTGCTTTTTCAATCTTTCACTTTCCCTTGAGTTGGACAGAACAATAAACGATCCGAGTTCCTTTGCCAAACCTGGTTCGTCTTACTCTCTCTTATCCTGTTATCCTGTTGATCAAGTCATTAAAAACTAGTCTGCAGAACTTAGTGCAGCCATAAAGTTCCTCAGAGATACTGCCGATCCAACTGTAATTAGAGAACCATTTATGACTAGTTTAAAATTGCATGCTGTGGTTGACAACCAGAACGTGT
The window above is part of the Seriola aureovittata isolate HTS-2021-v1 ecotype China chromosome 19, ASM2101889v1, whole genome shotgun sequence genome. Proteins encoded here:
- the atraid gene encoding all-trans retinoic acid-induced differentiation factor, whose protein sequence is MKMKAGHSQLEPVVLILIFNLCFNTSYLLTELQVCKLCSGAVINGTTVGEFCSASAGRIDGRCCFRNDNTTDPEHIIGLDLSNCSLTHLEDLHEASTALMIDLSHNPIVNINDTAFQGFVELNYMILPEDVVCPGGNTSWSKVEVKDGNRICEGQKNVCNQTGQPSMNCPENSLCAPYGPGSFECSCADNYHGYKCLREGKFPALQVFGPLGASTVVISLLLWVTQRRKAKSL